One window from the genome of Eucalyptus grandis isolate ANBG69807.140 chromosome 7, ASM1654582v1, whole genome shotgun sequence encodes:
- the LOC104454977 gene encoding disease resistance protein At4g27190-like: protein MADIVQSIASKVAEYLAAPIGRRCGYLIFSNSYVGQLKEELEKLDDARVGLQRSVVDAENNMREIKREVNRWKNDAETVANKARGMLDNEGRAKKTCFCGWLPNPKERYCLGRDARKTAQAIQALIPQGKFESVYYESAPPGRVTGTPDVNSSAGDGGDTIADSRASVFQGIMKALDDEKLRVIGVYGPGGVGKTTLLEEVEKKLRKEKGPFHMIVKAKVSQIPVSKNIQDEIADALKLDLKDVQSERGRANRLLERLQRDPTVGIPSRDISGKCKLLLASRFEDVLKQKMCADETFFLGGLNNDEAFGLFAKTVGNRLEDDEDLKAIAARVVKKLAGLPLLIISVAKTLKESPVSAWRIAQIEIDESTKEIQETIVKLSYGHLKCEDAKCLFLLCGLIGGTIQVELLWDGGDDKKHVTIHDLYSEVVISGAYSGQDSLMINNNYGSWPKEKLEKCWACLVNVGSDRLAELMLRQFPHVKILMLSEQNDMGDCSRIDFTYMEELRVLYLRSMRITSLPSSMEILGNLRSLSINCYVGDVANLGKLKALRILSFNGSIISRLPKEIGKLTNLRSLNLNHCYLLKIIEPGALKGLINLEELHMKNSFDGWMGKHEIPSESCVAGLAELKSLTKLASLEISIPDPIILLEDGDLPFENLHKFWIKIGYFRFWIDREYEGLTAMSLDMDGVEGCDSILSRKWVKKNLQKTQCLYLSRLSEFKESPHELCTQGFREVKYLSITKSPLIKYIADSSNADPSNGLPLIAFGKLESFYLQNLVNLEKICHGPIAPECFNKLKVMRVNWCKRLKYLWRLSDMQRLVQLEEISLWECESMQSIVTHDPGEDIVYTNNKVELPNVRHLGLINLPNMTSFCTKAEITSKDIPIQVSLPCLESLVMFGLLGLEKILYSEPSLKYSNLKSLKIKESTSTSIILKDWILKLPNLESMKIACTPSVEVVFNLEELKVIKEVEILSRLSTLELSKLPNLRHMWKQDVKLQGISILQNLKKLFINNTGLSFLFPLSVAKCLREIRDIKVVDCPNMKAVIVDEEGRDDGIDDIIEFPLLERLSISHCPTEKFFSYPHGQKESITTTSDSQDTYSDSFFDQKV from the exons ATGGCGGATATTGTTCAGTCTATAGCTTCCAAAGTGGCGGAATACCTGGCAGCTCCAATTGGTCGTCGATGCGGCTACCTGATATTCTCCAACAGCTACGTTGGCCAACTGAAGGAAGAACTTGAGAAGCTGGATGACGCGAGGGTTGGGCTGCAGCGCTCGGTCGTTGATGCTGAAAACAACATGAGGGAGATAAAACGCGAAGTTAACAGATGGAAGAATGATGCAGAGACTGTCGCCAACAAGGCGCGCGGCATGCTGGATAACGAGGGAAGAGCCAAGAAAACTTGCTTCTGCGGGTGGCTTCCCAACCCAAAGGAGCGTTATTGTCTCGGCAGGGACGCGAGGAAGACAGCCCAGGCCATCCAGGCACTCATCCCACAAGGTAAATTCGAGAGCGTCTACTATGAGAGTGCTCCGCCGGGGCGTGTCACTGGCACTCCCGATGTGAATTCCTCAGCCGGTGATGGGGGCGACACTATCGCAGATTCGCGAGCTTCCGTCTTTCAGGGCATAATGAAAGCTCTGGATGATGAGAAGCTAAGAGTGATTGGGGTCTACGGGCCTGGCGGCGTGGGGAAGACTACGCTATTGGAGGAAGTCGAGAAGAAACTCAGGAAAGAGAAGGGACCGTTCCACATGATCGTCAAAGCAAAAGTGTCACAGATCCCTGTCTCGAAGAATATCCAAGATGAGATCGCTGACGCCTTGAAACTGGATCTGAAGGACGTGCAAAGCGAACGCGGCCGGGCAAATCGTCTGTTGGAGAGATTACAGCGGGATCCAA CGGTTGGAATTCCTTCAAGAGACATTAGCgggaaatgcaaattgttgCTCGCATCAAGATTTGAAGATGTGCTGAAGCAAAAGATGTGTGCCGATGAAACATTTTTTCTTGGAGGCCTAAACAACGACGAAGCTTTCGGGCTATTTGCAAAGACGGTCGGCAACAGGCTCGAAGACGATGAGGATTTGAAAGCAATAGCGGCTCGAGTGGTCAAGAAGCTTGCAGGTTTGCCTCTTTTGATTATCTCCGTTGCAAAAACCTTGAAAGAAAGCCCTGTGTCCGCATGGAGAATCGCACAGATAGAAATAGATGAGTCAACTAAAGAAATACAAGAAACAATAGTGAAGTTGAGTTATGGCCATTTGAAGTGTGAGGACGCGAAGTGCTTATTCTTGCTCTGCGGTCTTATTGGCGGGACCATTCAGGTCGAACTTCTATGG GATGGAGGCGATGATAAGAAACATGTGACCATACACGATCTTTACAGCGAGGTGGTCATCTCAGGTGCATATAGTGGGCAGGATTCCTTAATGATTAACAACAATTATGGCTCATGGCCAAAGGAAAAGCTTGAGAAATGTTGGGCATGCTTGGTTAATGTTGGCAGTGATAGGCTTGCTGAACTAATGCTGCGTCAGTTTCCCCACGTGAAGATACTTATGTTGTCGGAACAAAACGATATGGGAGATTGTAGTAGAATTGATTTCACATACATGGAGGAGCTTCGAGTCCTCTATCTTCGCTCCATGCGTATCACCAGTTTACCTTCCTCGATGGAAATCCTCGGGAACCTCCGGTCATTAAGCATAAATTGCTATGTGGGGGATGTGGCAAATCTTGGCAAGCTCAAAGCATTGCGGATTCTTAGCTTCAATGGGTCTATAATTTCTAGACTGCCTAAAGAAATCGGGAAACTAACAAATCTAAGATCGTTGAATCTGAACCACTGCTACTTGCTTAAGATAATCGAGCCTGGAGCCCTAAAAGGCTTAATCAACTTGGAAGAGTTACATATGAAGAATAGCTTTGATGGGTGGATGGGCAAGCATGAAATACCGTCGGAATCGTGTGTTGCTGGGCTTGCTGAGTTGAAAAGCCTGACAAAGCTGGCATCTTTGGAAATATCGATTCCGGATCCCATCATACTCTTAGAGGATGGTGACCTACCATTTGAGAACCTGCACAAATTTTGGATCAAAATAGGATATTTCAGGTTTTGGATCGACAGGGAATATGAAGGTTTGACAGCCATGTCTCTCGATATGGACGGGGTGGAAGGGTGCGATAGTattctttcaagaaaatggGTTAAGAAAAATCTGCAGAAGACTCAATGCTTATATTTAAGCCGGTTGAGTGAGTTCAAAGAGAGCCCTCATGAATTGTGCACCCAAGGATTCCGAGAAGTGAAGTATCTCAGCATTACAAAAAGCCCCTTAATCAAGTACATTGCCGATTCATCCAATGCCGATCCATCCAATGGCCTTCCTCTCATTGCTTTTGGGAAGTTAGAGTCTTTTTACCTTCAAAATCTTGTTAATTTGGAGAAGATATGCCATGGACCCATTGCGCCAGAGTGCTTCAACAAATTGAAAGTCATGAGAGTAAATTGGTGCAAACGATTGAAATACTTGTGGCGTCTTTCAGATATGCAAAGACTTGTACAATTGGAAGAGATTTCATTGTGGGAATGTGAATCAATGCAATCCATTGTCACACATGATCCAGGAGAAGATATAGTTTATACCAATAACAAAGTTGAGTTGCCTAATGTACGTCATCTGGGATTGATTAACTTACCAAATATGACAAGCTTTTGTACCAAAGCTGAAATCACATCAAAGGATATTCCAATccag GTTTCATTGCCTTGCTTGGAATCCCTGGTGATGTTTGGACTCCTTGGCCTAGAAAAGATACTCTATAGTGAACCTTCATTAAAATACAGTAATCTGAAATCGCTAAAGATAAAGGAGTCTACATCCACGTCGATTATTCTAAAGGATTGGATACTGAAGTTGCCGAATTTGGAGTCAATGAAAATTGCGTGCACTCCATCTGTAGAAGTTGTTTTCAACCTAGAGGAGCTAAAAGTCATCAAAGAAGTGGAGATTCTCTCTCGGCTCAGTACATTGGAATTATCTAAGTTGCCGAACCTGCGGCACATGTGGAAACAAGATGTAAAACTACAAGGAATATCGATCCTTCAGAACTTGAAGAAGCTCTTTATCAACAATACGGGActctcatttctctttccacTGTCTGTGGCTAAATGTCTTAGAGAAATTAGAGACATTAAAGTGGTGGATTGTCCGAATATGAAGGCGGTGATTgttgatgaagaaggaagagatgatggGATAGATGATATTATAGAGTTCCCATTATTGGAGCGACTATCTATAAGCCACTGTCCCACGGAGAAATTCTTCTCATATCCTCATGGACAAAAAGAGTCAATAACCACTACTTCAGATTCACAAGATACTTATTCGGATTCTTTCTTTGATCAAAAGGTATGA